CTTAGTATATGAATAAATCAAGACACCAACCAGTTGAgatctaaaaacacattaagtAATTGAATTGATAATTTATTTGTAATAACTATAGCTTAATGACAACACatcttttttataaactttaaCTGATACTTaactaattttattgttttcttaattgttGACTTTCTCTTAGTTTGGTTCTTTGGCAGATTGTGACTTGTTAAGAAATATTACTGACTTGTAATACGGGTAACTACATCTATCGTCATTGATAAGAAACTGGAAATATAGCATCAGAAATATGTTTGAACCCGTACATTCTGGGAATTCTGACCTGATTATTCTTTTAGAATTGAAGTTACATTTATGTATCCATCCTATTAATTATCATAGAAATAAAGCCTGAGGCTGAGTGAcaaattttaaatgtaactcCGACCTTAAAATGTATACTCAAATAATGTTCAggggaaaataataatactaaccCATTTCATGTGGTTGTCCTGATACGAATGAGGAAGCAAATAACTGAAAAGATTTGCTGAACGTTATAGGAATGCAAAttgactgtctgtgtgtttatcaaCTTCCTTAGACTTACCACAATACcacaatgtatatatatatatatatgtacatatatatagcAACAGCATTAAACTGTTACCGTAGTCAAAGCTAAACTCAAATGGAAAATTGCACATGCAGTACCATTAGGCCGCTCTCTGTCTTATTTTGCTCATGTTGAACAAAGTCACCTTCAGTAGAAGGTGTTCTTAAGTCTCAATAAGAGGATTtactgtattcatttttattgtatcaaaTACCTCTTCCAAAACCAGAAACAAGACATCCAactcatgttttctttacttGCATTACTTGTCTCAATACTTTCATTTTGCACATGCCTTGTCTTTGCTGAGTTTCAATGTTATTTGTTTATACCATATGCTTTAATTCTATGGCTGTCTGTTCTGACACTTGAAGAAACTTACAGCAACTTTACCGAACTTTTCTCAACAATTTGCATGACATGACACCAAATTTTCCTCTTCCgttttaaagtgaaataaagcTTTCCACAAGAGATTCATCTTGTGATGTGTGTCACATTCATCACAATGACACTGCAGTTTTATATTCAAAAACTTAATCCACAGTAAGCAATACATTAAAAGGTGTAGCATGTCCAACAGAAACGGAACTGATCAGGGCTTTGTTTGTTCCAGTTATATTATGTCTGTATTAGCTGTGatagtttttatttccattcatgaaatatttaaacacaATATGGATAGGAAACGCTCCAATTATTCTACCTCCATAAGTAGCTCATTCATGATGTGTATTATTCAAAGGAAACTGTTGCTGATGAAcattcaaaagacaaaaaatggtAATGTATCATTTATTCTTAAAGCAGCAAGATCTTACAAGAAAaattgacagacagacaaaattgATATCACAGGTTTCTCTCAACAAGATTTATTTGCTCCAGGTTGTACATTAGAAGGACAccccaattttttttcttcaaattggGACAAATTAACATTGTAGAGATTATAATGCCAAGGTAGGAAGGAGTGGGAACTGGCGAGAGCTAAAACAGGCAAAATCCaagtgaagaggaggaagagcaaGACAAAATGAGTTTTAGCCTTTATCTTAGCGTTATCTCCAGAAGGTGATCTGAActaaaaaacattctttttaaatagttCATACATCATTGACACTAAGCATAGCATTGCTGACTGCAGACTTTGGTTCCTTCTATCCCTCTAAAGCACTGCTACTAATTACAGTCTAAAGCCATTATATCCAAGGAGTAGGAAAGTGTGATTCCAAAGTAAATAAAGAGACAAACTTCAAAGAAATCGTTCACAAAACAAGTTGATTTTAGATAAAAATCTATGCATGTAACAATATGAAATCCAGAAGAAAAtcaatttacagtatatattgcTTAGGAACAATCAGTTATATACACTAATCAATAATACAAACCAGCAAAGAAACGTCTAAACTACATGAGGTATGTTTTgccattttctgacattcaaacaaaataaaagaacaaacaagAAATAATTACAACATAAGTGTACCATGCAAGCAGTTTTTAAGTATGCTTACCATCACACGCAGTGCACTGGGTtactaaataattaataaaaataatgacaagtgtaaaattaaattaaatcaagcCGTCTGATGTAAATGTCAAAAACTGACACACATGAACATCTTATGCACAGCTTGACACGGTACAGATATatccaaaacacatttataatatcATCCACATATACAGACTGTctgaataaaaaagacaataacatTGTACATGAACAATTATAGAGCATTttcaacttgaaaaaaacaaacaaacattaaaactgTTGGGACAAATACTTGCTCTTAAAGTGCAATAAAAAGCCTAAATAATTCAAGAGGTATGGTTTGAAACTGGCTTCAGAGTTGGATGGCTGTGATTTCCGCCTCAGATTCAGACCCTGTCGCAGATGACAGTCTCAACCACAAAAGTGTTCTCAAAATGACGAATGCTGTGGCACCTCCTTGTCTCACGCCTCTCAATACCTgaaagagacaggaagacacgtttaaaaaaaatctgttcactTTGTAGTGTTTATATTTCCTTTACTGCTACCAGGGCTACTCCTGTTGAGTGAGCAGCGATACTGTCCATGTTGAGTGAGCAGCGATAAATCACATCCCAACCCTTTTGCAAATCACATCCGTTTATGTACTCAGGCAAACTCTGATCCATCGTGTCTCTCACGCCAATCATAGGCAGCAACAACAGAGATATCACTAAAGCGCATCACTACCTCCTCCACAGTGTGTGGATGTGTCCACTGCACAACCAGTGACTCACTTAGCAGGAAGTTCCCTGGCTGCACCCACATGCAAACACTGACATGATAATCAGGCTGCCGGGCTGTTAGAGAAGGATTTTACACTGCAGATACACTGTTGGCCCCTATTTGGTTCtgattgtattttcttttatgcACTGCCACATGACTCAACATCTCACAAGGGTTGGTGTGAAAGAGGGTGATACATTAGCGGATGTGAGGCATCACAAATTTTTTAGCATCTCATATTGCCTAAGTAGTTTGGAAAAGAAGGTGGATGTGTGCACTTACGCCTGTGCTGGTTGCGACGTCTGAGGCGGTAGGTTTCTTTGCCGTAGCAGAGTCTGTGGATGAAGGGGCCAAGCTGCCTCATGTTCCTCACCCTCCCTGTCACCATCATCTCCTCCTGAACGATGTACGTCTGTGGAAGGTACGTCCCTCTCTGTGGCAAAAGAACACAAATGAATCACTCATTTGTCCGTGGGAGGAACATTGCAGATGAAGATGGGAATATGCTGTTCTTCACTTTCTCCGACAGCCATTCATCTCTAACAATGCTTTTACAACTTCTTCACGAGTGACATCAGCAGCACAAGTACTGAGTGCCTCACCTTGACGTTGACAAGCAACTCCCACAGGTTCCTTGGAGGCATCACTAAGGTTGTGTTCAGCTCAGTCACGTAGCATTTGTCCAAAGCAATGTCATGATAAGCTGTGAGGCCCTGGaatcaattaaaatgaaaatgttaaaacctTTAATGAAACACCTGAAACAAACAGTGAACATATGAATGCATTAACCTACCCTCTGAAAGTCGTGGATGATATCAGCGGGGTCACTGCCTCCAAAGTGTGGCACAGGTACACTGATCTGCTCGTAGTTGTCGTCAAGGTAGATGCCAACATTCTCCTCAAGTTCTTGCCGGCCCCTCAGAGGAGCATACACAGAGTCCTCGTAGAGAACCCGGCAGTGGAACAAGCTGTCTTCTGGTACCTGCTAACGGGGCGCAACAGAGCTGAGTTAGCATGTGGCAGTTACTTAAGGTAGTatctttgtttaaaattgtGTTCATTCAACATTCTGTGGCACTGGGTTCAGGATATAATGTAGGAAAAGGGAGGTAGAGTGAACTAACCTGAGGTATAAAGTAGTAGCGATAGACGTAGATAGAGGCCAGCACCAGTCCTGACATGAAGACCACCAGGCCAAAGGTGAGGCAGCAGAGACCGGTTGGAAAAGGTTTCTTGTGCCTGACAGGAAAAACCTGCTGCTCCTGTAAAGAGAAAAGCCGTTTGGTTAGAGGACAAAACGACAATGAAAAGTCAGCTAGTTAGCCAAGAGATTGTGGTAGAGGATTTGGGCGAAATATTAGGAACATAGCTTAGTAGTTAACTTGAAATTACTCATATCCAGTTCTATGGTGTATCAGTGGAAATTATGTAAGTTCTCTCACATGGCGATGTGTTCCTATACAAAGTCCAAATCGTAACAGAGGTTATTCTAACGTCGTTAGTCAGGCAAGGAGATCTGGTAGACGTAGGAAGGACTGGAATGAAACATGCCAGATGCCCACCCACAGTCTCTCAGTCAATCTGCTGCATCTCCCTACTACTGTTGCTATGGAGAGCGGAAGCAGGGAGAACAGATTGTGCCAGGCTCTGATGAAGATGCTGGCACGTGGCCGTCTGGGTCTATTCTTGGAGGCCTACTTCCACGCTCCATATTTGTTAGTTTCCTAGCACCCTCAGTGGGAGTCAAAGTGAGAAGAATTGCGTGGAGTCCCTCAGCAGAGGTGGACATATTAATAGATCTACACACATTGGCTCTGATGCCTATCCTactattgcagccaatcagaagccaCACAGCCTTTTAGATCATGTCTTATTCTTCTGTTGACGtaacaaagaaatgaaaaaatgtgtttgcataaGTGATGGATGCGTCATAAGGTGGTAATAATCATTGTGTAGTGTGTTGGGGGAAAATCTATCGATCTATCAATCAACATTAAAGGACAGTTTTATTCGGTtcaaaatattaacactgaCTGGGCCCTGTGTTTGAGGTTAGCAGCCTGAAAACTAAGGACTTGGGTCTTGGGATCTGACATGTTGCAGATGAATTTCAGGGAATCAGTTGCCATTGTAACACAATGAGATGTTCATTTCCTTTCTGAACCCCCTTCAAAGGAACTCAAATCTAATTAGTAGCTCCGCAAGATTCTACTCATAGGATACGGGAATAGCTAAAACTAgagataaaaaaattgtatttgtacatattttaacTCCTGCCTGTACAATGtcaattttgataaataaaaaagctaaacTGCTTTTACATCAAGCCCACTGTTTATAtaccaacaaaacacacaatagtCAGGCACAACCTGCAGGATCCATGTGGTATAACACCGTGTGATGTCACTAACTGGTGCAGTGACCGCATCTAACAGCtctgttgttttctcatttCGACAAAAACGGGGGGGAAACCTTCAATTATGCATCAATGGAAAAACTGAGGCTATTTGATTGTCTACTGCGCATTCAGAGAAAAAAGgattatacatttataataaatatgaacCATATAGAATAATGGTGTCACATTCTGCTGAAGGCACATACAGGACAGCCATCTGCAGTGTGTCCTCGCAGTGGCCAAACAAGGTGACGTAATGTCAACATCCCCAGGCTGGGATGGCCAGCAATTGATGATCTTGTCCTTGTTATTATAAGAGTATAGCACAATAAGCTTTTTTGGTCAGAAATAGTGTCCTATAATAACTGCACTAACTAAAGCAAAATAATAAACTGCAGTATGTAAAGTGATTTTTAACCATTCAGTTGCATTAGAAACATGTAATCCCATCGAGTGACATGATGATGCATGGACAGACAAATCCAACATGACAGCT
The window above is part of the Etheostoma cragini isolate CJK2018 chromosome 12, CSU_Ecrag_1.0, whole genome shotgun sequence genome. Proteins encoded here:
- the itm2cb gene encoding integral membrane protein 2Cb, yielding MVKITFKTVSAQKPEKELDGDKIIIPQAHEQQVFPVRHKKPFPTGLCCLTFGLVVFMSGLVLASIYVYRYYFIPQQVPEDSLFHCRVLYEDSVYAPLRGRQELEENVGIYLDDNYEQISVPVPHFGGSDPADIIHDFQRGLTAYHDIALDKCYVTELNTTLVMPPRNLWELLVNVKRGTYLPQTYIVQEEMMVTGRVRNMRQLGPFIHRLCYGKETYRLRRRNQHRRIERRETRRCHSIRHFENTFVVETVICDRV